A window of Cellulomonas wangleii genomic DNA:
AGAACGGCCACGCCGGACGGCGGCGTCTGCGGCAGAAGCCGGTCGAGCAGCCCCGCGAGCTCCTCGCCCGACGCCGGGCGCTCGGAGGGCTCCTTGGACAGCAGGCGCAGCACGAGCGCCGCCAGCTTGCGGTCCACGGACGCCGGCAGCGGCGGCACGGGGTCGTTGACGTGGGCAACGGCGATGTCGACGGCCGTGGGACCGGTGAAGGGGCGGCGGCCGGCCAGCGCCTCGTACGCCACCACACCCAGGGAGTACAGGTCGGACAGCGGGGTCGCGGGGCGGCCCACGGCCTGCTCGGGGGAGAGGTACTGGGCCGTGCCCATCACCATGCCGGTGGCCGTCATGGTCTTCTGGTCGGCGGCGAGCGACACCCCGAAGTCGGTGATCTTCACCCGTCCGGACCGCGCGAGCAGCACGTTGCCGGGCTTGACGTCCCGGTGCACGACGCCGGCCTGGTGCGCGGCGTGCAGCCCGCGGGCGGTCTGGGCGAGGATCGGCAGCAGCCGTCGGGGCGGGAGCACGGGCTCCCGCTCGAGCAGGTCGGACAGCGGCTCGCCCACGACGAGCTCCATGACGAGGTACGCGGAGCCCTCCTGCTCGCCGTAGTCGAACAGCGCGGCGATGTGCGGGTGGTGCAGGGCGGCGGAGTTGCGCGCTTCTGTGCGGAACCGCTCCAGGAACCCGGCGTCCCCGGCGAACTCGTTGCGCAGCACCTTGACGGCGACCGCACGCGCCAGGGCGTCGTCGTTGGCCTCCCACACCTCGCCCATGCCGCCCACGGCGATGCGGCGCAGCAGCCGGTAGCGGCCACCGCCCAGCGCGACACCCGGAGCCGTCCTCATGAGGCCAGCACCGCCTGGATGACGGCGCGGGCGATCGGTGCGGCGACCGCCCCGCCGGTCGCCTCGTTGCCCAGGCTGCCGCCGTTCTCCACGATCACCGCGACCGCGACACGCGGTGCGTCGGCGGGGGCGAAGGCGGTGAACCACGCGTGCGGCGGCTGCCCCTCGACGGTCTGGGCCGTGCCGGTCTTGCCCGCGACCTGCACACCGTCGATGCGGGCGGAGCGTCCGGTGCCGGACTCGACCACACCCACCATCATCTGCGTCAGGGCGCTCGCGGTCGACGCCGACACGGCGTCGGAGAGCGCCTCGGGCTTGGTCTGCGACACCACGGTGAGGTCGGCGGCGCGGACGGTGTCGACCAGGTACGGCGTCATGACGCGCCCGCCGTTGGCGATCCCGGACGCCACCATGGCCATCTGCAGCGGCGTCGCCTGCACGTCCCGCTGCCCGATCGCGGACTGCGCCAGCATCGCCGGGTCCAGGCCGTCGGGGAACACGGACTCGACCACGGGCATCGGCACGGTCAGCGAGTCGTCGAGGAACCCGAAGCGCTCGGACTGCTCGCGCAGCGCGTCCTCCCCGAGCGTCAGGCCGAGGCTCGCGAAGGCGGTGTTGCAGGAGATGCGCAGCGCCTCCGCGAGGCTCACCTGGTCGGCGCCGCAGCTGCTGCCGCCGAAGTTGCTGATCGTGGCCGAGGTCTGGGGGAGCGCGAGCTCGGTGGGCGACGGGACCAGGGTGTCCGCGGTGTACTGCCCGGACTCCAGGGCGGCCGCGGCCGTGACCAGCTTGAACGTGGACCCGGGCGCGAATCGCTCCTGGGTGCCCTTGGAGCGCAGCGGGTTGCCCGGGGCCGCCTCGAGCGCGCGGTACTGCGCGGCGGCCTCCGTCGTGGAGTGCACCGCCAGGGCGTTGGGGTCGAACCCGGGGGTGGACACCAGCGCGAGGATCCGCCCCGTGCTCGGCTCGAGGGCCACGACCGCGCCCTCCTGGTTCCCCAGGCCGTCCCACGCCGCCTGCTGGGCCGCGGGCACGATGGTCGTCTCGACCGCGGCGCCCTCGGGCCGCCGGCCCGTGAGCAGGTCGCGGATGCGCGTGAAGAAGAGCTGGTCCGACCGGCCCGTGAGCTGGTCGTTCTCGGCCTCCTCGAGCTGCGTGCGGCCGTTGGCGATCGAGTAGAACCCGGTGACGGCCGAGTACACGGCGCCCTTCGGGTACTCCCGCTGGTAGCCGAAGGGGTCGTCGACCGGCACCGACACGGCGATGGCCTCACCGCCGGCGACGATCGGGCCGCGCGCGTTGCCGTGCTCCCGGTACAGGGTCCGCACGTTGCGGCCGTCGGTGTTGAGGGACTCGGCCTGGAAGAACTGGACCCACGACGCCGCGCCCATGAGGGCCACGAACATCACGAGCGTCAGGGTCGCGAGACGGCGCAGCGGGGTGTTCACCGGTCCTCACCTCCCAGCAGCTCGGTCGGGTTGTCGTCAGGTGCGGGGCCGTCGGTCCCGTCGTCCCGGGTGGGCGTCGACGTGCGCAGCGGCGCACCGCCGGCGTCCGCGGCCGGGGCGCCGGGGCGGGCCGTGGAGCGTCCGTTGCCGGCGGGGCGCGAGCGTCCGGGACCGGCCACCGGGATGCCGATGTCCGGCGTGGCGATCGCGCGGACCGCGGGCACGGGACGTCGTGCCTCGTCCGAGATGCGCAGCAGCAGCGCGGCGATCATCCAGTTGGCGACCAGCGAGGACCCCCCGTACGCCAGGAAGGGCGTGGTCAGGCCGGTCAGCGGGATGAGCCGGGTCACGCCGCCGACGACGACGAACAGCTGGAACGCGATGACGAAGGACAGGCCGCCGGCGAGCAGCTTGCCGAAGCCGTCGCGCACGCCGATCGCCGTGCGCAGGCCGCGCTCCACCAGGATCGTGTACAGCAGCAGGATCGCGATGAGCCCGGTCAGCCCCAGCTCCTCGCCGAGCGACGCGACGATGAAGTCGGAGTAGGCGAACGGGACCAGGTCGGGGCGGCCCTGCCCCAGGCCGGTGCCGAACAGGCCGCCGCTGGCCATGCCGAACAGCCCGGCCACGAGCTGGCCCGAGCCGCCGGGCGACCGGTTGTAGATCTCGGGGTCCAGGGCGTGCAGCCACACGTCGAACCGTGCGCCCACGTGGCCGAACGCGGTCGCCGCGACCGCGGCGCCGCCGACGAACAGCAGCAGGCCGATGACGATCCAGGACGTGCGCTCCGTGGCCAGGTACAGCACGGCCACGAACAGCCCGAAGAACAGCAGCGACGTGCCGAGGTCGCGCTGCAGCACGAGGACCGCGAGCGACGCGGCCCAGACCACCAGGATCGGGCCCAGGTCGCGGGCGCGCGGCAGCTGCAGGCCCACGACACGCTTGCCGGCCAGGGCGAGCGTGTCGCGGTGGGTCACCAGGTACCCGGCGAAGAACACCGCCAGCGCGATCTTGGCGAACTCCGCCGGCTGCATGCCGACCGGCCCCACGCGCACCCAGATGCGGGCGCCGTTGATGGTCTGTCCCAGCCCTGGGACCAGGGGCAGCACGATGAGCACCAGACCGACGACCATGGCCGTGTACGTGTACCGGCGCAGGGTGCGGTGGTCGCGCAGCACCAGCAGCACGACGATCGCCAGGGCGACCGAGATGGCGGTCCACGCGAGCTGGCGGTCGGCGATGTCCGCGTCGGCACGGCCTCGCGCCGCGTACGCGATGGAGATGCGGTAGATCATCGCCAGGCCGATGCCGTTGAGCGCCACCACCACCGGCAGGATCACCGGGTCGGCGTACGGGGCGCGCAGGCGCAGCACCACGTGCACGACGAACGCGAGCACGGTGGTGCCCGCGGCGTAGGCGATGACGTGGGGCGGTACCGAGCCGGTGGCACCCAGGCCGGTCAGCACGTACCCGGCGATGCCGATGCCGAGCGCCGGGACGAGCAGCAGCAGCTCGGTGCCACGCCCGGGGCGGACGCGGTGCGGCTGGACGCTGGCCATCACAGCGCGGGTGCGACCGCTGCCGGGCCGCCGGACGGTGCACCCGCCGCGGGGGCGGGCTCGACGGGGGGCGGGATCACGGGCTCGGTCGCGGGCGCCGGCAGCGTCTGCTCGGGGGCGGGGGCGGGGGTCAGGGAGGGGACGGGCGTGGGCGTCGGCAGCACGACGTCGTCGGTGAGCATCTCCACCAGGCGTCGCGCCTGGTCCAGCGAGGGGGCGGAGATCGTCTTCTCGACGCGCTCGCGCAGGTAGGCGGGCAGGTCGTCGACCTGGACGTCGGAGGTCTCGACGACGGACGCGAGCTCGAGCGGGCCGAGGGACTGCGGGATCCCGCGAAACACGGTGACCCGACCGTCGGACGTGCCGACGAAGTACTGCGTCTGCGTCCAGGCGTACCCACCCACCAGGGCGGCGACCACCGCGACCCCGACGGCGACCCACGTGAGCAGCAGACCACGTCGGCGCGGCGCGGGCGCCAGCGGCTCGTCGCCGTCGTCCGGGGCGGACGCCGTGGCGACCTTCGCGTCCTCGTCGTCGTCCTCGGCGCCGTCCTGCGGGTCCGACGCGCCGGTGCGGGCGCGCCGGGA
This region includes:
- a CDS encoding serine/threonine-protein kinase, encoding MRTAPGVALGGGRYRLLRRIAVGGMGEVWEANDDALARAVAVKVLRNEFAGDAGFLERFRTEARNSAALHHPHIAALFDYGEQEGSAYLVMELVVGEPLSDLLEREPVLPPRRLLPILAQTARGLHAAHQAGVVHRDVKPGNVLLARSGRVKITDFGVSLAADQKTMTATGMVMGTAQYLSPEQAVGRPATPLSDLYSLGVVAYEALAGRRPFTGPTAVDIAVAHVNDPVPPLPASVDRKLAALVLRLLSKEPSERPASGEELAGLLDRLLPQTPPSGVAVLVSKPDRAREDRRGATGPRTSPDAASRPAPVGGTTRPGAGREAARTEAAPPSYPPSRRERAGRAAPADDGTRRGRREAPSDGPLDGVLASASGWVRRLRLPLVALVLVLVALLGAALADRLLGAGPQEPAGRAVTAEYPRGGPPGGMIAAEPSRGGLPAPADGALARTGAPRPTEVKDS
- a CDS encoding peptidoglycan D,D-transpeptidase FtsI family protein — protein: MNTPLRRLATLTLVMFVALMGAASWVQFFQAESLNTDGRNVRTLYREHGNARGPIVAGGEAIAVSVPVDDPFGYQREYPKGAVYSAVTGFYSIANGRTQLEEAENDQLTGRSDQLFFTRIRDLLTGRRPEGAAVETTIVPAAQQAAWDGLGNQEGAVVALEPSTGRILALVSTPGFDPNALAVHSTTEAAAQYRALEAAPGNPLRSKGTQERFAPGSTFKLVTAAAALESGQYTADTLVPSPTELALPQTSATISNFGGSSCGADQVSLAEALRISCNTAFASLGLTLGEDALREQSERFGFLDDSLTVPMPVVESVFPDGLDPAMLAQSAIGQRDVQATPLQMAMVASGIANGGRVMTPYLVDTVRAADLTVVSQTKPEALSDAVSASTASALTQMMVGVVESGTGRSARIDGVQVAGKTGTAQTVEGQPPHAWFTAFAPADAPRVAVAVIVENGGSLGNEATGGAVAAPIARAVIQAVLAS
- a CDS encoding FtsW/RodA/SpoVE family cell cycle protein, whose translation is MASVQPHRVRPGRGTELLLLVPALGIGIAGYVLTGLGATGSVPPHVIAYAAGTTVLAFVVHVVLRLRAPYADPVILPVVVALNGIGLAMIYRISIAYAARGRADADIADRQLAWTAISVALAIVVLLVLRDHRTLRRYTYTAMVVGLVLIVLPLVPGLGQTINGARIWVRVGPVGMQPAEFAKIALAVFFAGYLVTHRDTLALAGKRVVGLQLPRARDLGPILVVWAASLAVLVLQRDLGTSLLFFGLFVAVLYLATERTSWIVIGLLLFVGGAAVAATAFGHVGARFDVWLHALDPEIYNRSPGGSGQLVAGLFGMASGGLFGTGLGQGRPDLVPFAYSDFIVASLGEELGLTGLIAILLLYTILVERGLRTAIGVRDGFGKLLAGGLSFVIAFQLFVVVGGVTRLIPLTGLTTPFLAYGGSSLVANWMIAALLLRISDEARRPVPAVRAIATPDIGIPVAGPGRSRPAGNGRSTARPGAPAADAGGAPLRTSTPTRDDGTDGPAPDDNPTELLGGEDR